TCGGGTTGCGCCGTCGGTAAAAGAAAAGACCCTTACCCACGGCTGAGTGTTGTAGCGCCATGAATAAAGGTCTGGCAAATTGTGGCTTACGGCCTTAACCCCGCGCCCGGGCGGACGAACCGCCGTAATGACGAAACGCGGGCCGGCGATGTCTCCCGCCGGTTGCTACTCCCCTTTAACGACTCAAAGGATACGAAAAGAGAGAATTCCCTGTCAACGAAAATCGGGCGGCAGGAAAGACACTCAGAAGATACCGGCGACGAAGGTTTCCACCTGCTCCAATTCGGCGGCGAGGCCGGCGGGGTCGAACTTTGCCAGGGCAACGGCCAGAGGAGAATCAGCCAGGTTGGGCAGACACCCCTCGTTGACGTAGCGGTTCGCCAGCTGGACGAGGGCGGGAAGTCGCACCCCCAGGGCCAGAAATTCGGGATCATGGTGATGGGCGATCACCTGGCTCACCGCTTCCGGAAGATGCCAGCTCTCGGCCAGCAATCTTCCCACCTGAACATGATAAGCAGCGATCAGGCGCTCGCATTGCTCATCGGCCAGCTCCTGCTCCGCCAGGAGCCGCCAGAGCACCACCTTGCCGATGTCGTGGAGCAGGCCGCCGACAAAGGCGATCTCCTCGTCCTCGCCACAGAGGCCGGCGAGTTTGCGGGCGACGTAGGCGCACTTGAAGCTGTGCCGCATCAACTCCACCACCCGCGCCCGTTCCGCGCCATGGGTGGGCATGACACAGTGGGCGGTAGCGATGCCGAGCAGGGTCTTATAGCCAAGCAAAACCAGGGCATGCTGAATCGAGGTCACCGGATTGGCCAGGCCGTAAAAGGAGGAATTGACGACCTTGAGGATGCGCGAGGTCAGCACCTGGTCGGCCATGACGATTTTCAGCACCTGATGGGGCGTCCCCCGGGGGTCTTCCATCGCCTGGCGCAGGTGGAGCAAGGTCTTGGGCATGGGCGGCAGAGAAAAGTCGCCCCGGCGCAGACGCTGGGCAACCGTTTCAAACCAGGCATCCTGGCCGGAGCGCTGTTCGGCGAGAGCCTTCTCATTGAGTTCCCGGGCCCGTCTTACCGCCTCGCCCAGACCCAGGCGCGCCACCCGGCTACCGGTGGAAGGTTCGCTCTTGCCCAACAGGAAAAAGCCTTGCGGCCAACGCAGGGCATCGGCCAGGGCCAAGAGCAATCGAAAGCTCTGCAGACGCTTCAGGGCCGGCGGGTCGAGCAGCTTCTGTTCCACCAGATAGCGCCCCAGGGGGAGATTTCGGGCCGCGCTTTCCCGGCGAGCCTGGACGAGCCGTTCGGCGTCGAGAAAACCGGCGCCGGAGAGGATATATTCCTGGCTTTCCTCCGGCCGGTTGCTGACCAGGCCGACCAGCATCCCCCCTTCCAGAGAGAGGACTTTGCGAACCGTGCCGTTGACCAGCGTCAGCGCTCCGGTGAGAGCGCGCGCCTCGATCCAGGCGAGCAGATCGGCCAGGGGCATCAGCCCCAGATCCCCCTGCAGGCAGTCCCGTTCCTCCAGCGGACGAATTTCCTTGGCGGCCTGATGCATGAATGGAACCTCTCCCTCCCCCGTTACTGAAACTCGGGAAAAATCAAAAGCATTCGCTTAGGTTAGATAATCACCCAGCCTTGAAAATTGTCAATCCCGGAACCCTGGCGCAAACATCGACAGAACACTGCAAAACCTGCGCCAGCGGGCTTTTACGGTTGCCAACTTCGACCCGGACGGTATATTTTCATCTTGCTCGTTCGGAACAATTCTTTCATTTACGTTGATCGACCAGGAGGTTTCATGACCGCACCCGCTCCCCTGCTGCTGGCCCGAGGCGACCAGGATATCGCCCTGCTCCCGCGCATGGCCAACCGTCACGGACTGGTGGCCGGCGCCACCGGCACCGGCAAAACCATCACCCTGCGCCTGCTGGCCGAAGGCTTCAGCCGCATGGGCGTGCCGGTCTTTCTCGCTGATATAAAAGGGGACCTTTCAGGGATG
This DNA window, taken from Desulfuromonas acetexigens, encodes the following:
- a CDS encoding HDOD domain-containing protein, with the protein product MHQAAKEIRPLEERDCLQGDLGLMPLADLLAWIEARALTGALTLVNGTVRKVLSLEGGMLVGLVSNRPEESQEYILSGAGFLDAERLVQARRESAARNLPLGRYLVEQKLLDPPALKRLQSFRLLLALADALRWPQGFFLLGKSEPSTGSRVARLGLGEAVRRARELNEKALAEQRSGQDAWFETVAQRLRRGDFSLPPMPKTLLHLRQAMEDPRGTPHQVLKIVMADQVLTSRILKVVNSSFYGLANPVTSIQHALVLLGYKTLLGIATAHCVMPTHGAERARVVELMRHSFKCAYVARKLAGLCGEDEEIAFVGGLLHDIGKVVLWRLLAEQELADEQCERLIAAYHVQVGRLLAESWHLPEAVSQVIAHHHDPEFLALGVRLPALVQLANRYVNEGCLPNLADSPLAVALAKFDPAGLAAELEQVETFVAGIF